The genomic stretch GCACATTCTCTTTACTTTGTTAATATCTTTCAAGAAGTAAAATGAGATGAACGGAATAACTGCCAAAATGAACATCATATTGATGATTTTAAGCAAAAGGTCTACGACATAGCCCAGGAAATCCTTTGTCCATTGTTCAAATGCCTGCATCTGCTCATTTATTTGCTGCTGGACACCGTCCGGCCAGCGCGAAGTGGAGTTCTGCAGATGTGTATTCCAGTGTTTGTATTGATCTGCAAACATCGGGATGTTATCAGAGAGTTCTCTCAACTGAACAATCAATAGAGGAACTCCTTTATATAGCCCATAGCCGGCTGCACCGAAAAAAATACAGTAAATCATCATGATGGCTATTCCCCTATGAATGCCGGCACTGTGTATTCTTTCAATGATAGGGTGAAGGAGGTAGGCGATGAAGCCTCCGATAAAGAAGGGAATGAAAGTAAGGAATAAGATATGCCATACCGGAAACCAGACTCCTTTTAAAAGATAGATGACATATAATAACAGCAATACTAGCAATATCAATGTTAATCGCTGAATCCATTTCCCGATTCCAGAAGACACAATACTTCCCTCCCTGCTTCTCAGTTTTCCAATTCCAGCAATTTTCATTCAAAAAAGGGACAGTGAACTATTCACTATCCCTTTGACTTTTATCTGAATGTTTTCATCATTCTTTTTCTCATTTTCTTCCACTGTCTGCCGCCTATTACGTTTTGCCTCTGAGAATAAACCGCAGCAGCAATACCGGCGCCAAATCCGATGAGTGAGGTCATCGTTTTATTCAAAACAATCACCTCTTTCTATAACTGAATTTAACTTAATTGTCGTTCATCTTCGGCGAACAGATCATCCAATGAACTTAACGTTCCATCCTCTTCTACTTGATGAGTATGGATGAGTCCTTTCGCAATTGAAAGCTCAATAAAGCAATTCCAGCAGTAATATTGATTAATACCGATTTTCCCCAAGTCCTTGCTCTGGCAATTTGGACATTTCATCATAGGGCAAGCCACCTCGCATGTAATCTGTCGAGACGATGATGGAATCTTTACCTATTAATGGGGGAACAGGTGTCGAAATGACCCTTTTTCCTTCTATGATGTCAGCAAAGAAACCATCTGTAAGCTCGTACCCTACGATTGTGCCCAATTTTTCCAGAAAATATACATCTTCCAGCTCTCCAAGGCATTCCCCTTCCATCGACAGGGTTTTCCTCCCGATGAGGGGCTGATGATGGAGAAGCGTGTATTCCCCATCTTCTCCATTCCCTCGCTGCAAATGTTCTTTGCTGTCGATCAGGATTCCATCAGGGCCGATAGCGATGACAGACTCAATCGGCAATCGATATTTTTTTGGGAACAGCCCTTTCGCTTTCATTGCTATGCCAGTTACACGCCCGTGTTCAGAAATGTAGATATCGCAGACACAGCCTGCTTGTTCGCCGTTCGTTAAAAAAACTGCGAGTCCGTTGATCAACGAAAATGTTCGCAAAAGTATCCCCACCTTCCGAACATTCCTATTGTTCCCGAATCGAAAGGTTTCATAAACAGTAGACTTTTCCAATAAGGATTAATAAAAAAAGCAGGGAAATCATTTTTTCATTGATTTCCCCGCTTATGATTAAGCTGATTTCTTAAGATTTCTGTAGGAGCTTCTGGACATTAGCGTTTTATCCAGCCTATGTGCCATCAATCCACCCAAAACGGAAAGGATGATGTCTTTTGGCAGTGGAACCATCATCCACGCCCATGCCATTTTGTATGTGAATCCATCTGGAGCTGATGCCCAAAGTTTATAGGCGCCATACATCCAGTTTGTTCCGAAAAGGTAATTGATGGCCATTCCAATCAGTGCTGCAGTGATATATACTGGGACGGAATTTTTCTTTTCAATGATTTTTCCTGTTGCATAAGCCGTCATGATATAAGATATGATAAATCCAAATGTCGGGCTTAAGATGTTTGAAAATCCTCCGCTGAACTGCGCGAAGACCGGAACACCCGCAAGTCCCACCAATGCATAGACAATCATGGCTATTGCTCCAAGGCGGCTTCCGAGGATGGCTCCAGCCAATATGGCAAAAAACGTCTGCAGTGTGATCGGGACCCCGCCGACTACCATGAATGGAACCATTGTTGTAATGTTCGCTCCGATTGCCATTAAGGCTACAAACATTGCTGCTAGTGTTAAATCAATTGGTTTTAGTTTTTTGTTCATATGTATCCCCCATGTCAAATGTTCTTCATTTATAGAATATCCTCATCCTTAAATATATGTCAACATTTTTAGTTGACTAGTTGACATATATGTTTAAGTTCACAAAAAAAGAAGACCATCTAAGGTCCTCTTCGGTAAATATCAATTATTACACTTTTCACAAAAAGTCATATGGGGAGATGTCTTCCATCCCGATCATTGGATTGATCTGATGGATGTTTGCTTCTGTGAGGGTTTGGGATTCATCACTTTTTACAGCGGATTGGACTTCATCTGTATCTGCTGCTTTTAAACGGCGGCATAGGGTTGTCCTCCGTTTTTGGTCATCTTCCCTTTCGACACCCATCCGGAAAGCATCTTCTTCGCCCAACAATATCAAGAATTTCTTGCTCCTGGTAATGGCCGTATATAACAGGTTTCTTCTCAGCATTCGGTAATAGCTTTTGACAACCGGCAAAATAACGATGGGAAATTCGCTCCCTTGGGACTTATGGATGGAGCAGCAGTATGCATGAGTGATTTGATTCATCTCCTGCTTTGTATAGGTCACTTCTGTCCCTTCATATGAAACGATGATCATCTCTTGCTTCTCTACATTTTCTTTAGAAGTAAAAATGGAAATGATCTCCCCTATATCGCCATTGAACACATTTTTCTCAGGCTGATTGACGAGCTGCAGGACTTTATCTCCTATTCGAAACTTTACATTCCCATAAGAGAGTTCTTTCCTTGTACCCTTTTCATCTCCATTTAATATCTCCTGCAATAAGGCGTTCAAGCTGTCAATCCCAGCCGGCCCCCGATACATAGGAGCCAAGACTTGAATGTCCTTGGCGGTAAAGCCTTTTGTCACCGCATTCTGCACGACTTTCTCAACCACTTGGGTGATCTGTCCTGAACTGCAAGCAATAAACGAGCGGTCAGGCTGCTGCTTTCTTACATCAGCGGGCACATGGCCGTTTTTAATCTCATGGGCCAATTCAATGATCGAGGAGCCTTCAGCCTGCCGGTAGATATCCGTCAGCCTGACTGTCGGAATTACCTTCGAAGCTAACAGGTCCTTCAACACTTGTCCCGGACCGACTGAGGGCAGCTGATCTTCGTCACCCACCATGACTACTTGAATATGTTCCGGAAGAGCTTTAAACAGCTGGTGGGCAAGCCATGTATCGACCATCGACATTTCGTCTATGATTAAAAACTTTCCCTCGATTTCCTTTTCATCATCTGCTTGAAAGCCCTCCTGTCCATTCCAGCCAAGAAGGCGATGGATAGTCACAGCAGGGAGCCCGGTCGACTCGGTCATTCGCTTTGCAGCTCTTCCAGTAGGAGCGGCAAGAAGAATGGGAAACGGCTCCTCCTTCTTATATTGAGAAGGATCCAGCGAACAGCCATGCAGTTCTGCATACAGCTCTACGATTCCTTTGATGACAGTCGTTTTCCCGGTACCCGGACCTCCTGTCAAAAGCAGCATCGGAGACATCAATGCCTGGCTTATGGCTTCTTTCTGCGATGGTGCATATTGAACCCCCAGCCGCTCCTCCAACTCCCCGAGAGCAAGCAAAAACTCTGACTGAGGAAACTGATCTTCATATTCATCCTGCGCAAGGATTCTTTGAATGCTGGTCACCAGGCCTTTTTCAGAAAAATAAAGGGATGGAAGATAGATGCGCTGTTCCTCGATCATCAATTTGCTCTCTTCGTTCAACTGGACAATTTCATTGGAAATCGCATCAAAAGGAATTTCGACGCTCTGATTTTCTTCCAGCAAAGCTTTCACTTTTTGCAATAAATCCCTGGCTTCAAGATACACATGCCCGTCCTGGATGCACTGCTGTTCCGTAACATAAAGTACTCCTGCTTTTATCCGGTCCGGATGGCTGCCATGGATGCCGATTTTACTTCCCAATTCATCAGCACGCCCGAAACCGATTCCTTCAATATCCTCTACGAGCTGATAAGGATTTTTTTCGATGATCTCCAACGCATTCTCTTTATAGACCTGGTAGATTTTCATAGAAAGCTGTGGTCCAAATCCGTATGTATTAAGGCCGACCATGATCTGTTCGAGCCCTTGATGCTCGACTAGCGTATCATAAATGGTCTTTGCTTTTTCCGGGGCGAGCTTAGGGATTGAATCCAATATGGAAGGCTGCTCCAATATTTTACTGATTGCATTTTCACCCAGCTCTGAAACGATCTTTTCTGCCGTTTTAGCACCGATTCCTTTAAAAAGTTCACTTGATAGATAATTGATGATCCCTTCTTTTGTCTGGGGCATCACTTTTTTAAAATGCTGTACATGGAATTGGGGGCCGAACTTTGGATGTTCCTTTACATCTCCATAAAAAACATAAGTTTCCTCTTCGTGGATCCTTGGAAAATAGCCGGTGATGACAGCCTCTTTATCGCTGTCCTGAAGGTTTGTTTCATCCACACGGATCCTTACGACAGAGTACAGGTTCTGCTCATTGTGGAATATCGTCACAATATGCCGCCCTTTAATATATCGCTCGTCTTCAGAAAATAAGTCCATATGACCTTGCCGGCTCATAGGTTTCACCCCCCTTTCCGTCTACAAAAAAATCAATCGTTCTCTAATGCTTTTTCCATCATTTTTTTGCCGTAGCCTGCAAGCATATGATCAGGCTGGATTTCGAGTGCCTTTTCAAAATAGACAAGGGCTTTTTCCGGATCATCTTCATGCCCTGCTGTTGCAACACCTAAATTATAAAGGGCGTCCGTATGATCAGGGACAAGCTCCAATACTTTATGGAATTCACTGATTGCTTCTTCATAAAGTCCCAATTGTGCCAGACATAATCCAAATTGAAATCTTGCCTCAGCATCTGAACTGTTTAATTCCGTGCTTCTCTGCAAATAAGGCAATGCCAGCTTGAACTGTTCAGCCTGCATGAATGAAAGGCCCAGCATGAAATAGGCATCGCTATTTTCCAACCCGGTGCCGATCGCTTTTTCATACATTTTGATAGCCGGCTCCAATTTTTCCGATTCATAATAAAGGTTGCCCAGACTATAGTAGGCAGCCCCTGCTTTTTCATCTATTTCAATGGCCTTCAGATAGAACTTTTCCGCTCTTTCCATTTCGCCAACCGCTGATAAAACATGTCCAAAATTAATATAGCCGACCACGTCATTTGGATTTTCCTCAATCACTTCATTAAAAAGGGCAATCGCTTCTTCAAACTGTCCTTTTTCCAAATGCTCGATGCCTGCTTTATTTTTATCCATAAAATCATCCACCTCATTGCTTTCAACTTCTATGTGAAGTATACCATAAATCAAGGCAAAAAAAGGACTGGCTCTTTACGATAAAGAGCAGTCCTTCCATTAGCCTACGTACGTCAATTTTTTGTTATGCTTAAAGATTTGATCGATGGTTCCTCCGCCGAGACACTCGTCTCCCTTATAGAAAACGACCGCTTGGCCTGGCGTCACCGCTCTAACCGGTTCATCGAATATGACTTTCACTGTGGAGTCCTCAAGTATTTGAACGGTTACTTTTTGATCAGGCTGACGATAGCGGAATTTAGCCGTACAAGCAAACTCCTGCGGTTTTGCTTCATTGGAAACCCAGCTGACACTTGCAGCAATGATGGATTCGGAATAGAGGGCATCATTGTCAAAACCTTGTCCAACAAAAAGAACATTGCGATCTAAATCCTTTCCGATGACGAACCAAGGATCGCCTGAACCTCCAATGCCCAGCCCATGCCGCTGTCCGATTGTATAATACATCAGTCCATCATGTTTGCCCATGACTTTGCCATCCATCGTTTCCATCTTGCCTGGTTGGGCAGGCAGATAGTTTCCGAGGAATTCTTTGAAATTCCGTTCCCCAATGAAACAGATTCCGGTACTGTCTTTTTTAGACGCTGTTGCAAGCTCGGCTTCTGCCGCAATCTCACGCACTTTCTTTTTATTGATGCCGCCAATCGGGAACATAACTTTGGAAAGCTGCTCCTGTGAAAGCTGGTTCAGGAAATAGGTCTGATCCTTATTCTCATCCAGCCCCCTCAGCATCTTGTATTCTCCATCGCGGAATTCCACCTGTGCATAATGGCCGGTGGCGAGATAATCGGCTCCAAGCTTCACCGCATGCTCAAGGAATGCTTTGAATTTGATTTCCTTATTGCACATGACATCCGGGTTAGGCGTCCGGCCCGCTTTATATTCATCAAGGAAATACGTAAATACTTTATCCCAATACTGCTGCTCAAAATTGACTGCATAGTACGGGATTCCGATTTGGTTGCAGACGCGGATGACGTCTTCGTAGTCTTCTGTTGCCGTGCAGACACCGGATTCATCCGTATCATCCCAGTTTTTCATGAAAATGCCGATGACATCATAGCCCTGTTCTTTTAATAAAAGAGCAGCAACGGAGGAATCGACTCCACCTGACATACCGACCACGACACGCGTATCTTTCGGTGCTTTATTCATTTTCCGCACCTCCTTTTATTGTTTTGCCAATCTATTGACGATGGCTGCTGTTTTTTCAGCTGCCATTTCGATTTGTTCTTCGGTATTATTTAAGCCGAAACTAAAGCGGATAGAATTCCTTAAGCGGTCCGAATCATTCCCGAACATCGCCACAAGGACGTGGGACGGCTCAATGGAACCTGCAGTGCATGCTGAACCACTGGATGCGGCAACTCCTGATAGATCGAGATTCACCAGCATCGCTTCCACATCTGTTCCGGCAAAGCTCAAGTTTAGCACATGCGGCAAAGCTTCATCAACAAATCCGTTTACCACAAAATAAACCTCATGTTGGGTAAGGATTTCAATGAATTTCTTTTTGAAGCCAAGGTATTTCTCTCTTCTTTCTTCCTTTGTTTCTTCAGCGATTTTTACAGCTTCAGCAAATGCTCCAATAGAAGAAACATTTTCGGTGCCAGCACGTCTTTTTTTCTCCTGCTCGCCTCCATGCATGCGAGGCTTGACCTTGACGCCTTCCCTGGCATAAAGGAATCCGATCCCCTTCGGTCCATTGATCTTATGGGATGAAACGGACAACAAATCCACACCAATCTGTTTTACATCCAGATTCTCGATCCCATATGCTTGAACAGCATCTGTATGAAAAACCGCTTGATGTTCTTTTAAAATATCCGCTATCTCTGCAATCGGCTGTATCGTGCCAACTTCATTGTTCCCGTACATGATGGATACGACAGTCGTTTCGTCTGTCAATGCCTGTCGAACAACTTCCGGATTAACAAGTCCTTTTTCGTCAACAGGCAGATATGTCACTTGAAACCCTTCTGATTCCAAAGCATGACAGGCATGAAGCACTGCATGATGCTCGATGGATGAAGTAATAATATGCATCCCTTTATCCTTGGCAGCATGGGCAGCCCCGATGATTGCCATATTATCCGCTTCTGTTCCACCGCTGGTAAAAATGATTTCATTGAAGGAAGCATTAATGCTCTTCGCCAGGAGTGTCCGTGCACTATCAAGGATCTGGCGCGCTTCCCTCCCGAATGAGTGGATGCTGGAAGGATTGCCATATTGTTCGTTCAGCAGTTTCACCATTTTTTCAGCCACTTGCGGATGCACCGGGGAAGTAGCTGCGTGGTCGAGATAAATTCGTTCCAATTCATTTCACTCCAATAATTGATTGATAATCGACTAAGGCTGTATGATTTCCACCATTGCCTTAGATATAAAACATATAAGCATCAGACTCGCCATCATTCGTATGATGGGCCAAATCTTCAATTGTTGTATTATCCAAGACTTCTTTCACGGCATCTCTGATTCTGATCCACAATTCCCGTTTAGCCGGTTCCTCATCTTCAATTCCTTCTACAGGGCTGATCGGCCCTTCAAGGACACGGATGATATCCCCTGATGAAATTTCGGAAGGCTCTTTGGCTAAGATATAGCCGCCATATGCCCCCCTGATACTTTTGACTAATCCTGCATTTCGCAATGGCGCCACTAATTGTTCGAGATAATGCTCAGATAATTCATGCGCCGCTGCAATTGTTTTTAAAGATGTAGGCCCTTCACCATGCCTTTTGGCAAGCTCAATCATAATGGTCAGCCCATAGCGGCCTTTAGTAGAAATTTTCATAGTTTCGCACCTCTATCTATTTCATTTGTTGAAATTGTTTTCTTTACTGATACTGCCTTTTCCATCAAATAATCCACCGTTTTTTGACATTGCGGCAATGCGATTCCAACTAGAGTACCGATTGAAAGACTAAAAAAAATCGTCCCATAGTATACTGGTCCGCCTAATTGCCAGCCAATGGCTAAAACCACTATTTCCATAGCCCTTCGAACGTGGGAAATCTTCCACCCCGTACGTTCATTGACGGCCAGCATCAAACTGTCCCTTGGTCCGGCGCCAATACCCGCCGCAATGTAAAGTCCCATGCCATAGGCCATGACTACCATCCCAACAAGGAACATGATGATTTTCCCTATCAATGTGTCCGGTGTTTTCATAAACGGCAGCAGCATATATAAATCAATGAAAAATCCTACGAGCAGCATATTCAAATAAGCTCCTACTTTAGGAATTTTCCTTGATAGAATGGAAGAGGAAAGCAGGACGATGCATCCGATTAGTATGGACCAGGAGCCAATTGTCAAACCCAGCTGTTCATACAATCCGACATGAAGGACATCCCAAGGTGTCGCACCAAGATCTGCAAGAATCAAAAAGACAATTCCAAGCGACATAATCAAAAGGCCGACAATAAAGAAGGCGAACCTGGCGATGATACTTTTTCTTTTGTCCATAGCATTCCTCTATTCCATGTTTTTGACTTTCCGATTTCACTTTTTCACTTTTGACATTATAGCATAGAACCCGTTACAGATGCATTCAAGCTTTCTCTTTGCTACAATACATGTACTAGAACATCAGTTTGGAGAGATGCACATGACCACTAAACCTTTGGCCTATCGGATGCGCCCCAGAAACATTGATGAGATCGTCGGACAAGAGCACCTGGTCGGAGAAGGAAAGATCATCAGGCGGATGGTAAAAGCCAAGCAGCTTTCTTCCATGATTTTGTACGGGCCACCCGGCATAGGCAAAACGTCGATTGCCAGCGCCATAGCAGGAAGCACCAAGTACGCATTCAGGATGCTGAATGCCGTTACCAACAATAAAAAAGATATGGAAATCGTGGTACAGGAAGCCAAGATGTCCGGGAAAGTCATTCTGCTGCTTGACGAGGTGCATAGACTTGATAAAGCAAAGCAGGACTTTCTCCTCCCCTATTTAGAAAACGGGATGATCACAATGATCGGTGCAACTACGAGCAATCCTTATCATGCCATTAATCCTGCCATCAGGAGCAGGTGCCAGATTTTCGAATTGAAGCCATTGGAGCAGGCTGATATGGAAAAAGCCCTTCAAGCGGCGGTGGAGGATGAAGAGCGTGGCCTTGGAAAATATCCTTTAGTGATGAAAGAAGATGCCCTTCATCATTTTGCAACGGCCAGCAGCGGTGATTTAAGGAGTGCCTTGAATGCATTGGAATTGGCGGTCCTTTCAACGGAAGAAAATAAAGATGGAGAGATCATCATCTCAGAGGAAACAGCAGAAGAATGCCTGCAAATGAAAAGTCTTGCCCACGATAAGGACGGAGATGCCCATTATGATGTTTTAAGCGGCTTTCAAAAGTCCATACGGGGAAGTGATGTCAATGCAGCCCTCCATTATCTCGGAAGGCTGATCGAAGCCGGCGACCTCCCAAGCATTACTAGACGGCTTCTTGTCATCGCCTATGAAGATATCGGTCTTGCAAGCCCCCAAGCCGGGCCGCGGACATTGGCTGCCATCCAGACAGCAGAGAAAATCGGATTCCCGGAAGCACGCATCCCATTGGCTAACGTCGTCATCGAACTTTGCCTCTCCCCAAAATCGAATTCTGCCATAATGGCCATCGGTGAGGCGTTGGCAGACATTCGTTCCGGAAAGAGCGGAGAAGTGCCTATTCATCTGAAAGACGCCCATTATAAAGGGGCGAAGGAGCTTGGCAGGGGAGTCGATTATAAGTACCCGCATGATTTTGAAAACGGATGGGTAAAACAGCAGTACCTGCCTGATACATTGAAAAACAAGAAATACTACAAGCCGAAAAAAACAGGAAAGTTCGAGCAGGCGATTTCTACAGTATATGATAAAATCAATAATAATTAATGAACAAAAGCGGAAGCGCCTTGGTCAGCCCCGACCAGCATAAGACGCAACTCGAAGGAAATCCTGATTTCCGTAGAGGTGCGACTTATGACTCGAGGGGCTAGGCGTTGGAGCTGGACGTCGATTAACTTCTTTCAAAGTTATTCACAAGGTAAAATTTTTATAATTTCTTTAACGAAGATAAAATCCCTGTCCACTTGATATGGACAGGGATTTCGTTTTATGCGGCTACATCACGTTTAGAAAATACCGTGAATGCGAGCGCTTGGAAAATGATAAAGTAAACGATCAATACAGCAACGGAGAAGCCCAATGTCATCCCCTCGACTACCGGCCTTCCATCAAAATAAGCCATCAGATTCGTATTGGCAAAGAGGATATATTTCGCCCAGTCAAACTTCGCCGCTACAAGAGAGGTAACTAGTTCGCCAGAGAATAATAGGAATATAGAGATCCCTATTGCCAATGAACTGTTCCTGAATACAGCTGAAATCATGAACGCCATAGTGGCTAGCATCAAGAGGTCCACAGAACTGAATAAGTAGGACTTAATCAGATGAAGCAGCATGCTTTGCTCAACAACCTCGCCTGATGAATACGCCAAGTAGGCGCTGCCTTCACCCGTTCCGAATAAAACCGTTCCCAACAGACCTGAAAAGACAAACAATAGTGAGAGAAGGAAAAGACCGAATAATATGATTGTCAAATACTTTGACAAAAGGATCTTCCATCTTCGGATTGGACGGATTAACAGCAGTTTAATCGTTCCCCAATTAAATTCACTTGCTACGATGCCGGCGGAAACGATGATCGTAAACAATCCAACAAAGGAAATCAATTGAGATGCCGTGGAAATGAATGTCCACACATTCCTGCCTTGATCTGGTGCAATATCATGCTTAATCCGGTATTCATTAATAGCAATATTTTTTTCTATCTCCGATTTTGCCATCTCCGGAATGTGTCCTTGCTCCAAATCTTGTTTCATTTGCTGGTTCTGAACCGTCAGCTGCTGCTTCCAGTTCACTTGATCCTGATTATTTGAATGCATATCTGTGTATTTGGTAAATGCCCCTACTACGCCGACCATCAAGATGATCATACCGACCATTACATACGTACCAGGTCTCTTGAATATTTTTATCCATTCATTTTGAATGAGTCTGAACATGGCTCTGTCTCCTTTTTAATTATAGATTCGTAACTTCCAAGAAACGGTCTTCCAGTGATTTTGCGAGTGCCTTCACACCAAAGACATCCACCTCATTTTCCACCAGGTGCTTGATGATGGCTGGTACTTGTTCCTTCAACAGGGGCACTTCGATTCCTGCAGGTGTTTTCCTTCCGGCAAGATCAAATTCTTCCTTAAGAAGTTTGATTGTCTTATCAATTGTGGATGTTTCAATTAAATAAATCTGTTCATTGCCTTGAACGAAATCATGGACAGTCTGAACATCCGTCA from Falsibacillus pallidus encodes the following:
- a CDS encoding ABC transporter permease, with the protein product MFRLIQNEWIKIFKRPGTYVMVGMIILMVGVVGAFTKYTDMHSNNQDQVNWKQQLTVQNQQMKQDLEQGHIPEMAKSEIEKNIAINEYRIKHDIAPDQGRNVWTFISTASQLISFVGLFTIIVSAGIVASEFNWGTIKLLLIRPIRRWKILLSKYLTIILFGLFLLSLLFVFSGLLGTVLFGTGEGSAYLAYSSGEVVEQSMLLHLIKSYLFSSVDLLMLATMAFMISAVFRNSSLAIGISIFLLFSGELVTSLVAAKFDWAKYILFANTNLMAYFDGRPVVEGMTLGFSVAVLIVYFIIFQALAFTVFSKRDVAA